TCTGCATATTCAGGAAGCATATTATCAGCATGATCAGGAATCGATAGATTATTTATGGTATTTATGGTGTGGTGATTATTCTCCTTTATGTGGACGAAGAATTGTCTTAGATCAGCCTTGCGAAGAAGTGAAAAATGCTTATTATCAATATATTCAAAGTGAAGAAACATGTGTTATGCTTCTTAATGAATTTGGTTTGTATGATCATGAATGTATGATTATTAATGGGCATACACCAGTCCGTGTGAAAGAAGGAGAGAGTCCTTTAAAAGGGAATGGGAAACTGATTGTTATTGATGGGGGATTTTGTATGCAAAATCATAGAAAAACAGGAGTAGCAGGCTATACATTAATTAGTAATAGTCATGGTATGCGTTTAAAAACACATCATATTCATCTAGGTAGTTATGATATTCATCATGATATGCAATATGAATCAACAATTATTTATACACGTCAAAAGCAGGAAATGATTAAAGATACAAAAGATGGTTATCAATTATTAGAAAGAATTGAAGATCTTAAGACTTTATTATCATTAAAGCGACAAGGTTTTTATCAATAATAATAAAATCATCAGAAACCTTAATATTTCTTTTTAGCAGGATTCTTGTCATCTGGAATAAGATGTTCAAGAATCTTTTTTTCTCTTTCTACTTTATCCTGAAGATATTTAACTCTTTGTTGGGCTTGTTTTAAAGCTTCTTTTCCTTTGTTAAGTTGATTTGTTAAAATAGCTAATCTTTGAGAAAGGGCTTCATCACTATCTTGTTGACATAAACTTTGAAATTCACGAATATCATCAATCGACATACCTAAACTTCTTAAATATTTTACACCACGTAACCAATCAAGTGTTTCATCATCGAAAAGCCTTCTATTATTCTTATCTCTTTTGACATGAGGAACAATATTTTGATCGGTATAATAGCGAATTGTATGTTCACTCATATCTAACAATAAACAAACTTCTTTTAATGTATACATTGTATTTTACTCCTTTTTTTAAAAAGTTCTTGACCTCGAGTGACTCGAGGATATTACAATGCTATTGTAACAAAAAGAAATAAAGGTGTAAAGGAGGGTTTGAATGAAATATGTTCAATTAAATAATGGTATTATGATGCCTCAAATAGGATTTGGTGTTTGTGGATTTAAGGATTTAGAAGAATGTGAAAAGATAGTTTTAAAGGCAATAGAGGTTGGTTATCGTTTGTTTGATACTGCAGCAATATATGAAAATGAAGAGGCTATTGGTAGTGCTATAAAGAAAAGTGGTATTCCTAGAGATGAATTTTTTATTACTTCTAAATTATGGGTTACAGATAATAGCTATGAAGGAGCAAAAAAGGGGTTTAATGAATCGTTAGAAAAGTTACAGGTAGAATCTATTGATCTCTATTTGCTGCATCGTCCTTTGGGTGATTATTATGGGGCATGGAGAGCTTTAACGGAGTTATATCAGGAAGGAAAAATAAAGGCAATTGGCGTATCTAATTTCTTTAATGATCGTTTATATGATTTGGTTTATAACAATGAGATTAAGCCTGTTATCAATCAAATTCAATGTCATCCCTTTTTACAAAGACAAGAGGAGATGACATTGCACCAGGAGTTAGATATTCAATTAGAAGCATGGTCACCATTTGCTGCGGGAATGAATCATTTATTTGAAAATGAAGTTTTAAAAGAACTTGCAAATAAATATCATAAAACTGTTGGACAAATTATTTTAAGATGGCATATCCAAAGAGGTTTTGTTGTCATTCCAAGATCAACAAAAGAAGCAAGAATGAAAGAAAATATTGAAGTTTTTGATTTTGCTTTAAGTGAAGAAGAAATGATAAAAATAAAGACATTGGATATAGAAAAAAGAGAAGATAGTCAATATCGTTTAGAAAGTTTAAAAAGAGTCTATAAAACAAAAAGAATGTGAGGTAAGAAAATGAATAGTAGAAAATTAGGTTTTGGTTTAATGAGATTGCCACTCAATAGTGACAATCCAACTGATATTGATCAGCAACAACTCAATCAAATGGTAGATTTGTTTATAAAAGAAGGTTTTACTTATTTTGATACATCTTATGTTTATCATAATGGTGAATCAGAAATAGCAATTAAAAAAGCATTAGTTGAAAGACATGATAGAAATCATTATGTATTGGCATCTAAGTTTCCAACTTTTCAAATGCCTGATGATCATCAGATTGAAGGTATTTTTCAAGAACAATTAGATAAATGTGGTGTTGAGTATTTTGATTATTATTTGTTGCATAATTTAAATCGTGTGTTATATGAAAGAGAAGTAGAAAAGTATCACTTATTTGATTATATGAAAAAATGGAAAAGAGAAGGGAAAATCAAGCATATTGGGTTTTCTTATCATGATGACGCTTTTCATTTAGATAAAATATTAACAGAACATCCAGAAGTAGAATTTGTTCAGATTGTGATGAATTATTATGATGATGAGGAGCCGATGATTCAAGGAAAGGCTTGTTATGATGTGATTCGTAAACATGGATGTCAAGTTGTTATTATGGAGCCAGTCAAAGGTGGAGCATTAATGAATGTCCCTTCATCTGCTTTACAAAAAATGCAATCATTACATAAAGAGGCAAGCACAGCAAGTTATGCAATCCGCTATTGTGCGAGCTACGATGGTGTTTTGGCTGTTCTTTCTGGAATGTCATCATTAGAACAGGTTAAAGATAATACATCGTATATGAAAGATTTCCAGCCATTGAGTCATGAGGAATATGATATTTTAAGATATACAAAACAAGAGATAATGAAAAAATGGAAATATCAATGTAATGATATGTCTGTATTAGATGATAATGTTTATCATGTGCCATTATCAGCTATTTTAAGAACTTATAATAGTTTATTGATTCAACCTAATCCAACTTTTGGAGCTGAACTGAATTATTATAAATCATTTAGAACCGCTTATGATAGGGCTTTTGAAAAAGCTGATTATTCATCTTTAAATGCAAAAATCAATGATGCATTTGATGTCAATATAGCAGTAAAAGAAGCAATTGCATTTTTAATTCAAAATAGTTTTCAGGGATATATAGAGGACAATTAAAAGATTAAAAAAAGGAATCTAGTGAAATAGATTTCTTTTTTTGATGATAACTACATATACTCAAAAAGCATATTATCCTATTTGATATAGGTATTTGATATTTAATATTAATACGATAAAATAATTTTAAAAAGGAGAAGAGATGTATGAAAAAGATAATAGTCATGAGCTTAATTTGTTTATTGGGATTATATGGATGTATACAAGATAAATATCAGCAAGTTTCAGAAGTTAACCAACCAGACAATAATGAATCTATTTTACAGGAGGAAAAACAAATGAAAATCAAAATCAGCAATAATGAATATACAATCACTTATTTGTTAAACGAGAGTTTAGCATCTCAATCACTATACCAGCAATTACCACTTGATATTCAGGTTGAAAATTATGGAGATAATGAAAAAATATTCTATCCTCCAATACCTCTTGATACAACAAATACACCTCTATTGATCAATGGTCAAGTTGGAACATTGGGATATTTTGCACCATGGGGTGATGTTGTTATGTATTATGGAGAATGTGAGGCATATAGTGGTTTGTATATTTTAGGAGAGTCTATTGAGGGAAGTGAACAAATTGTAAATTTAAGGGGAAATTTACATATTGAGAGGGTAGAAGAATGATGAGAAAAATATTGGTTATTGTTGGTAGTGGAAAACTTCATGGAAATACAAATCAATTATCAGATGAATTTATTCGGGGTGCTTTAGAGACAGGACATCAGGTGAAAAAAGTTAATTTAACTGAGAATATTCAAGGGTGTAAAGGATGTGGTGTATGTCAAAATAATGGACATCATTGTGTTATACGAGATATGATGAAGGATATTTACCCTTTGTTTGATGAAGCAGATACAATTGTTATGGCTTCACCATTGTATTTTTGGAGTCTATCAGCAAGATTGAAAAGTTTTATTGATAGGCTTTACGCAATATCAACAGATGATGAATATCCTCAAAAAGATACTGTATTATTAATGACTTCTGGAAGTGATGAGTTTTATGCTTTTGAACAAGCTGTTTCATTTTATCGCTTTTTTATAAAAGCACTAGGTTGGAAGGATCAAGGAATGGTACTCGCTGGTAGTTGTATAACAAAACAAACAGAAACAGCAGTTAAGGAACATTTCTTAAATGAAGCCTATTGCTTAGGAAAGAGAATATAGATAAGATACGAAAACATAATTTTATATAACACAGAGCAATAAGAAAGGACATCCATTATGAAAATGGATGTCCTTTAATGATGTTGTTTTCGTAGAATAATCTATTCTACGACATGAATTATAGCATATATCATTTTTAAATGAAAGGTCAAATTTGTTTTCTCTTATTTTGCAAATATTTTATTTGCTATTAATAAATATATTTGCTAATAAGGAATATTTTCTTCTTTTTTTCTTTATATTTTTCCTAGAATAGATTATTCTGCGAAAAATTGAACAGATGAAAAGGAGTTGATAACCATGTATTGGTATATTGCTCATGTGAATGAGAATAAAAAAACTAAACTGGTGAAATTCTTTAATAGTCAGGAAAATACCAATGCTTTTATTCCTAAAATGGAAAAATGGTACAGTATGAAGGGTATAAAGGATTATATCATTAAAGATTTGTATCCAGATTATGTGTTTATTAAGAGTCCATTAGATTTGGAAGAATTTAATAAATGTTTTAAAGAGTTTTTTGAGACTGTTGATGGATTTGCTCAATTACTAGGATATGATGATGTTTATCCATTAAGTGAGAGTGAACAATCTTTGATGG
The sequence above is drawn from the Candidatus Stoquefichus sp. SB1 genome and encodes:
- a CDS encoding flavodoxin family protein produces the protein MMRKILVIVGSGKLHGNTNQLSDEFIRGALETGHQVKKVNLTENIQGCKGCGVCQNNGHHCVIRDMMKDIYPLFDEADTIVMASPLYFWSLSARLKSFIDRLYAISTDDEYPQKDTVLLMTSGSDEFYAFEQAVSFYRFFIKALGWKDQGMVLAGSCITKQTETAVKEHFLNEAYCLGKRI
- a CDS encoding cyclophilin-like fold protein, encoding MKKIIVMSLICLLGLYGCIQDKYQQVSEVNQPDNNESILQEEKQMKIKISNNEYTITYLLNESLASQSLYQQLPLDIQVENYGDNEKIFYPPIPLDTTNTPLLINGQVGTLGYFAPWGDVVMYYGECEAYSGLYILGESIEGSEQIVNLRGNLHIERVEE
- a CDS encoding aldo/keto reductase — its product is MNSRKLGFGLMRLPLNSDNPTDIDQQQLNQMVDLFIKEGFTYFDTSYVYHNGESEIAIKKALVERHDRNHYVLASKFPTFQMPDDHQIEGIFQEQLDKCGVEYFDYYLLHNLNRVLYEREVEKYHLFDYMKKWKREGKIKHIGFSYHDDAFHLDKILTEHPEVEFVQIVMNYYDDEEPMIQGKACYDVIRKHGCQVVIMEPVKGGALMNVPSSALQKMQSLHKEASTASYAIRYCASYDGVLAVLSGMSSLEQVKDNTSYMKDFQPLSHEEYDILRYTKQEIMKKWKYQCNDMSVLDDNVYHVPLSAILRTYNSLLIQPNPTFGAELNYYKSFRTAYDRAFEKADYSSLNAKINDAFDVNIAVKEAIAFLIQNSFQGYIEDN
- a CDS encoding aldo/keto reductase produces the protein MKYVQLNNGIMMPQIGFGVCGFKDLEECEKIVLKAIEVGYRLFDTAAIYENEEAIGSAIKKSGIPRDEFFITSKLWVTDNSYEGAKKGFNESLEKLQVESIDLYLLHRPLGDYYGAWRALTELYQEGKIKAIGVSNFFNDRLYDLVYNNEIKPVINQIQCHPFLQRQEEMTLHQELDIQLEAWSPFAAGMNHLFENEVLKELANKYHKTVGQIILRWHIQRGFVVIPRSTKEARMKENIEVFDFALSEEEMIKIKTLDIEKREDSQYRLESLKRVYKTKRM
- a CDS encoding transcription termination/antitermination NusG family protein encodes the protein MYWYIAHVNENKKTKLVKFFNSQENTNAFIPKMEKWYSMKGIKDYIIKDLYPDYVFIKSPLDLEEFNKCFKEFFETVDGFAQLLGYDDVYPLSESEQSLMEKLFDNQDVIKHSVGNIVNSQLIVDEGPLMNMEDKVIKINRHHRIATLKTELFNNRLIVPLEVISKT
- a CDS encoding MerR family transcriptional regulator; protein product: MYTLKEVCLLLDMSEHTIRYYTDQNIVPHVKRDKNNRRLFDDETLDWLRGVKYLRSLGMSIDDIREFQSLCQQDSDEALSQRLAILTNQLNKGKEALKQAQQRVKYLQDKVEREKKILEHLIPDDKNPAKKKY